The following are encoded in a window of Vigna unguiculata cultivar IT97K-499-35 chromosome 8, ASM411807v1, whole genome shotgun sequence genomic DNA:
- the LOC114193782 gene encoding uncharacterized protein LOC114193782 has product MMMENWRPWFWGHVEKHYVVKVTLLKLEFGATKVGALDEDIIALQITGTATRKEKLSSSFSSSNCALKLESTHTTLTPRVINSKAPTLLWDARDLSAFHLLLNNGTLHMIFLVLHGEGDVGEYEPEMVVVGEVSMSITMAELMQREEMKNESNSCEVQRTLPIQLKVHGLFLEASLSVSLSLLKLKNFDDDLPLPRTFVNRGTNIEENSGKFDEVEELSSYESDELAVFNSDDSSDESTTTSSSGSSIEIECAGSRVSNESERLMDSDTETLLDTMQKSWSMLPWNRSFKGWSFRRTTSRKQEPLTSHSTHCTKLDELSTQAYFHHSTSGWENKEFWSRDGQAKLKTNVFFASFDQRSKEACGESACTTLAVFIAHWLRTNHSMPTRTQFDSLIKRGSSEWIRLSHNDHYLKLFPDKHFDLETVLEANIRPVVVLPQNSYTGFFSPEKFQCLEGAMSFDDIWDEITRKDDEVDQEPRVYIVGWNDHFFVLKVDVDACYVIDTLGERLYEGCQKAFILKFDGSSSIHEKRSKKHRGGIVCRGKECCKEFIKRFLAAIPLRQLEEEVESKGVVYNPYLHRQLQIDFHYSLLSSFSSPSSEGEPFQPTYIT; this is encoded by the exons ATGATGATGGAAAATTGGAGACCATGGTTTTGGGGGCATGTCGAGAAACACTACGTTGTTAAGGTCACCCTGTTGAAGTTGGAATTTGGGGCAACAAAGGTGGGTGCTTTGGATGAGGACATAATTGCCCTTCAGATTACTGGAACAGCTaccagaaaagaaaaactttcttcttctttttcttcttcaaattgTGCCCTCAAACTAGAATCCACTCACACTACTTTGACTCCAAGAGTCATCAATTCTAAGGCACCTACCCTTCTGTGGGACGCACGTGACCTCTCTGCCTTTCATCTCCTCCTCAACAATGGCACCTTACACATGATCTTTCTAGTTTTACAT GGGGAGGGTGATGTAGGAGAATATGAACCTGAAATGGTGGTGGTTGGAGAAGTTTCCATGAGCATAACTATGGCTGAGTTGATGCAGAGGGAGGAAATGAAAAATGAGTCAAATTCTTGTGAGGTTCAAAGAACACTTCCAATTCAATTGAAGGTGCATGGTTTGTTCTTGGAAGCTTCACTTTCG GTTTCATTGAGCTTATTGAAActcaaaaattttgatgatgaCTTGCCATTGCCAAGAACATTTGTAAACAGAGGGACAAACATTGAGGAAAATAGTGGGAAGTTTGATGAAGTTGAGGAACTGAGTTCTTATGAATCAGACGAGTTAGCTGTGTTTAATTCGGATGACTCATCTGATGAGTCCACCACAACCTCTAGCAGTGGCAGTAGCATTGAAATTGAGTGTGCAGGATCAAGAGTTTCAAACGAGTCAGAGAGGCTTATGGACTCAGATACAGAGACCCTTTTGGACACAATGCAGAAGAGTTGGTCCATGTTGCCATGGAATAGAAGCTTCAAGGGATGGAGTTTTAGAAGAACCACCTCAAGGAAACAAGAGCCTTTAACCTCACATTCAACTCATTGCACG AAATTGGATGAACTTTCTACACAAGCATACTTTCATCACAGTACAAGTGGTTGGGAAAATAAGGAATTTTGGAGCAGAGATGGGCAAGCAAAGCTGAAAACCAATGTGTTTTTTGCTTCATTTGACCAAAGGAGCAAAGAAGCTTGTGGTGAGAGTGCATGTACAACACTAGCAGTGTTCATAGCACACTGGCTTCGTACAAACCATAGCATGCCAACACGGACTCAATTTGATAGCCTCATCAAAAGGGGTTCCTCAGAATGGATAAGGCTGAGCCACAATGATCACTACCTAAAGCTCTTTCCAGATAAGCATTTTGATCTAGAGACAGTGTTGGAAGCCAACATTAGGCCTGTGGTTGTGCTCCCTCAAAATTCCTACACAGGATTTTTCTCCCCTGAGAAGTTTCAGTGCTTGGAAGGAGCCATGTCCTTTGATGACATTTGGGATGAGATAACTAGAAAAGATGATGAGGTTGATCAAGAGCCAAGAGTTTACATAGTGGGTTGGAATGACCATTTCTTTGTTCTGAAGGTGGATGTTGATGCTTGTTATGTGATTGACACTTTGGGGGAGAGGCTTTATGAGGGATGCCAAAAGGCTTTCATACTGAAGTTTGATGGCTCAAGTTCTATCCATGAAAAGAGAAGTAAGAAGCACAGAGGTGGGATAGTTTGCAGAGGAAAAGAGTGTTGTAAAGAGTTCATCAAACGCTTTCTTGCTGCTATACCACTAAGACAACTAGAAGAGGAGGTGGAAAGTAAAGGGGTTGTTTATAATCCTTATTTGCACAGACAATTGCAGATTGACTTCCATTATAGCTTGTTATCATCCTTCTCTTCACCTTCTTCTGAGGGTGAACCTTTTCAACCTACTTATATAACATGA